A portion of the Homalodisca vitripennis isolate AUS2020 chromosome 2, UT_GWSS_2.1, whole genome shotgun sequence genome contains these proteins:
- the LOC124354455 gene encoding 26S rRNA (cytosine-C(5))-methyltransferase nsun-1-like, with product MGRKAKFTDELKPKKGKGKKSKKQKDPEFSSALLNSKSDGVIKSSSHRQAQRAKKRFLKKFAKSEKRINKKGHLFPNDSFGSPPKPILKHTPTEEVVTVKKSKSITNLDNNEHSSPKFVEKPVSENSNKKTAKKNEKEESISKLFDFVNSSGINNNSVKRSKKLTKKPNQFVVTPSNVKVDEVQEISVEQNEKKKGKKRKVSKEEISEVGFQEELGKKPKKINIEQDSQEQQKECKAAEGNIKVLKKQQQKLQNEKNILQKKQTKLKNKLLQLQSKPLITNKNTKNPLKGSDKLNKDIQNKQKYEFNNLNNAEKTHHSGPVKSKQDLGKKQNQMENGIHKHKDNIKGFTDENKSWLKVKQSKKPLIESSEEDDEDDDEEEVVKSEEEASEDDSDLSENVEDSNEEEDNASEVEDQPSKKSMHNEKKKKAKFEAEVESEEMTDTAESDEDEEDGSDEEDDLLPVEKAAKKLKKKTLKDEKLAEDEMQLNVASREVFAFPAAGEREKTSLPEVEQRIKDVLLVLSNFNKFREKDRSREEYLNLLKQDLCQYFSYNDYLMEELMKLFPLTELMDFLESSESQRPLTIRTNSLKTRRRDLAQALIGRGVNLDPVGKWSKVGLVVYNSTVPIGATPEYLAGHYILQGASSMLPVMALAPQENEKVLDMCAAPGGKASHIAAVMKNTGVLFANDINKDRGKAIVGNFHRLGVINSVICSYDGRKFSTVMKGFDRVLLDAPCSGTGVISKDPSVKTSKDPQDVQRCHTLQRQLLLEAIDCTNAKSSTGGYIVYSTCSVMPEENEAVVDFALKRRDVKVVDTGLEFGNEGFTNYRHSRFHPSLKLARRYYPHTHNMDGFFVCKLKKFSNIVKKTKEEENDDDDEEEEEEILNEDIQNE from the exons ATGGGTAGGAAAGCTAAATTTACAGATGAACTTAAACCTAAGAAAGGTAAAGGGAAAAAATCGAAAAAACAGAAGGATCCAGAATTTTCATCGGCTCTGTTAAACTCTAAAT CTGATGGAGTCATAAAATCCTCAAGTCACAGACAAGCCCAAAGAgcaaagaagagatttttaaagaaatttgcaAAATCAGAAAAGCGAATCAATAAAAAAGGCCATTTATTTCCCAATGATTCATTTGGTTCCCCTCCAAAACCCATACTTAAACACACACCAACAGAAGAAGTGGTTACGGTTAAGAAGTCAAAATCAATTACTAATTTAGATAATAATGAACATTCTTCTCCAAAATTTGTTGAGAAACCAGTGTCAgaaaatagtaacaaaaaaactgcaaagaaaaatgaaaaagaagaatctatttctaaattatttgacTTTGTTAATTCCTCTGGGATCAATAATAATTCTGTGAAGAGGtcaaagaaattaacaaaaaaacctAATCAGTTTGTAGTGACACCATCAAATGTCAAAGTTGATGAGGTGCAGGAAATTTCAGTAGAACAAAATGAAAAGAAGAAAGGAAAAAAGAGGAAGGTGTCTAAAGAAGAAATCTCAGAAGTTG GGTTTCAAGAAGAGTTGGGGAAGAAACCAAAAAAGATTAACATTGAACAGGACAGCCAAGAACAGCAAAAGGAATGCAAGGCTGCAGAAGGTAacatcaaagttttaaaaaaacaacagcAAAAGTTACAAAacgaaaagaatattttacagaaaaagcagactaaattaaaaaataaattgttgcaatTGCAAAGTAAACccttaattactaataaaaacacaaaaaatcctTTGAAAGGATCTGACAAACTCAATAAGGATattcaaaataagcaaaaatacgaatttaataatttaaacaatgctGAAAAGACCCATCATAGTGGACCTGTTAAATCAAAACAAGACTTGGGAAAGAAGCAAAATCAAATGGAAAATGGAATACATAAACACAAAGATAACATAAAAGGCTTCACTGATGAGAATAAAAGTTGGTTAAAAGTTAAACAGAGTAAGAAACCATTGATAGAAAGTAGTGAAGAGGACGACGAAGATGATGATGAAGAAGAGGTAGTGAAAAGTGAAGAAGAGGCCAGTGAAGATGATAGTGATCTGAGTGAAAATGTTGAAGACAGTAATGAGGAAGAAGATAACGCATCTGAAGTTGAAGACCAGCCATCAAAAAAGTCCATGCAtaatgaaaagaaaaagaaagcaAAATTTGAG GCTGAAGTAGAAAGTGAAGAAATGACAGATACAGCTGAGTCAGATGAGGATGAAGAAGATGGCAGTGATGAAGAAGATGACCTTTTACCTGTTGAGAAAGCCGCAAAGAAACTAAAAAAGAAGACACTAAAAGACGA GAAACTAGCAGAAGACGAAATGCAGCTGAATGTCGCCAGTCGAGAAGTATTTGCGTTCCCAGCTGCAGGAGAGAGGGAGAAGACTTCACTTCCTGAGGTGGAGCAGAGGATAAAAGATGTCCTTCTTGTACTCTCTAACTTCAACAAATTCAGGGAGAAAGATAG GTCCCGCGAAGAATACCTGAATTTGTTGAAGCAGGACTTGTGTCAATACTTCAGCTACAACGACTACCTGATGGAGGAACTGATGAAACTGTTTCCGCTCACAGAGTTGATGGATTTCCTGGAGTCCAGTGAGAGCCAGAGGCCACTGACAATACGGACGAACAGCCTCAAGACACGACGTCGTGATCTTGCCCAG GCGCTGATAGGTCGAGGGGTGAACTTGGACCCTGTGGGCAAGTGGTCGAAGGTTGGTTTGGTTGTGTATAATTCTACAGTACCCATCGGAGCCACTCCAGAGTACCTGGCAGGCCACTACATACTCCAG GGTGCCTCTAGTATGCTTCCTGTGATGGCTTTAGCGCCTCAAGAGAACGAGAAGGTGCTGGACATGTGTGCAGCTCCTGGAGGCAAAGCTTCTCACAtag CTGCAGTTATGAAAAACACAGGAGTCTTGTTTGCAAATGATATCAATAAAGATAGAGGTAAAGCAATTGTAGGAAACTTCCACCGTCTCGGAGTAATCAACTCGGTCATCTGCTCCTACGATGGTCGTAAATTCTCCACa GTTATGAAGGGGTTTGACCGGGTGCTCCTTGATGCTCCGTGCTCGGGAACTGGGGTCATCAGCAAGGACCCCAGTGTCAAAACTAGTAAAGATCCCCAGGACGTGCAGAGATGTCACACACTGCAACGTCAACTGCTGTTGGAAGCCATCGACTGTACCAACGCAAAGTCTTCCACTGGTGGCTACATCGTCTACTCTACCTGCTCTGTCATG CCAGAAGAGAATGAAGCTGTGGTTGACTTTGCACTGAAGAGGAGAGATGTCAAAGTTGTTGATACAGGATTGGAATTCGGTAATGAAGGATTTACCAACTACAGGCATTCCAG